TACTCTCATTTACTCCCAAACTTACCGGTCATACCCGAAATCAAAAGGAAGAAAGCTTTATACACTCTAGAGTTCAGTATGTTTTTCAGTTCTAATGCTAAAATTGATTTCTTTTGacctatattattaaataaaagatTGTATACGAGAAATTCAAAGCAGCAAAGGAAAAATTTAATAGCTAAAAAGTTTATTTAGGAAACTCAAACCCAAAATGATTGGATCATGTGTGATTAAGTATGAaatcaatgcaaaatttataatAGTCAGTGACTCTAATGATTTATATGTAAATGGTATAATAAGATGCACTAATTTACTATTGGATAACAAGCGTAATTCATATAATATCATCAATGATATCTTTTACTTTTACAATGAGTTgtcataattttatatttagtgtGATAATTATGCTTATGGAAACCCATCATCATAcaatatgaaaattttcaattattctTAACTATTCATATAGATTTTTCAAACAGTTTTTCGCAGTTAAAATTCACAAATGTATACGGAGAAATTTACTGACTCAAATTCATAGctttattattaaatatctattttaaattataaaatggtTTATTCATACTCATACTATAGatcttataaatttttaaaagatgttATTACTTAAATGTCATTACTAACTATTTATATTtcggtgcgatcataccagcactaatgcaccggatcttATCAGAATTCTGCAGTTAAgcgtaaaaaaatatatttatatttcagcAAAATTGTTAATTATAGCAAAATTgtcattaaatttttatgtacAAATTGTATATGGAGaaagatatttatattatatgcaAAAACTGTTAATATATCACAAAACCGTCATAAAAATGTTTGAAAGAAATCATTGGTTAATGATGATTTGGATTTAATAAACAGAATtgtaatttcgaaattagtatATTCTAGTtgaaaatttaatcaaaatgatatggtattatgaagaaaactCTCATTGTCCGTAGAGACGTAGAGTAAGGTGTTAATGTAATAATAAACCGATATATTTGTGCTATTTTAGTAActtttatgtataaaaaaacttattaatttTGGACTGTTCTACGAGACAAAAATGAAAGAGCgggttttctttttatctctTATCTAATGTCACATCGTCACTTTTTACTCCCACTATTCAGATCCGGTCCTGCCAATTAGACTCAAATTGATATGAAAAATTTACGACTATCATGTTATGGACTCATATCAATCAAACCATCGGCCTTTACGTCGAACAACTGATAACATATGTTGTTTTAAGATTATGAGAGGCACGATAGACGCCAATTGAAAAGAACTGTGAATTGATCAATAGGAAATACAAGAATATGAACATTAAGTTGTTGGGTTATATCCCACCATAAAGAACATTAAGTTCCTAGATACgtctgggcattcggggtcccaatcagGTTTCGGTTTAGTCCAATCGGGTTTtgatttttcgggtttatcaaaatcagcttcattcgggttatatcaaaattcggttcgggaccggttcgggtgcTATCGGGTTcaggtcggggttagtaaatcttcaaagaaccggtacaacccgatgtactttcggattcgggtcccaatcggttcttcggtttaaatgtacctgatttatatctattttgtaacaaaaaaataagtaaaatcggttcttcggttttaaaatacttgatttgtacctattttgtaaccaaaacataaataaaattagttccaaaaaaaaaagaacatcaaatgtgatcattcaaaatcaagtgaaagctaaacatagttattgatcgaaagaaaaccaaataaataaaaacataaaacgaaaaccaagttctgatgaaatgaaaaacattattcaatgaaaacaaaaccaaaatttaaaaacttcaaCCTTCAACCTTCAACCGCCACCTTCTACCATCAAtcttcatataatatataattattttagatgttcaatatatttggaatacatattaggaattgatatcatgtttggtacaagttctTCTTGggaattttgaatgtttcgggttatatcgggtatccatttaggttcgggttcggttcggataatacccataacccgaaataccataaaaaaaGATCAATTCGGTATTTATGCCGGGTtcagatcggttcggattcatttttatcggatcagattcggttcgggtttacCGGATCGGTTTATTTGTCCAGTCCTATTCCTAGAAAATAAGTTAACCCAATCTAATGTTATAAATGCCATGAACATAAAGTATATAATGTTGAGTGTATGGTCGATTTGAAGTACTTTATGTATAAAGTATAATGTGATTATATAAATGTTGAGTGTCGTGACTCATGTCGAGAAAATTAACATGACactaaaataagttttttatattttaatttagttgACCATATTAATTCATATGGGCTAATAATGTTGTTGATAGTGGGTAGAGTAATGTGTAGCTTGAATTGTTTGGGCATCAAGCAACTAATTAGAGTGAGCCTATGCTACACACTCTAGGGTTTCGGGTCCACGATTTTTTAGTCTGAACtacagtttttatttttttaaagaaaagatAGACgcgccaaaaatataaatgctAAACTTTCAAAGCAAAATATCCAATAAAAAATcctccaaactaaaaaaaataaaaaccataaccATCTTCAATGTCATTACCTTCTGTTACTGCTATGTACAACCATTTCTTTAGACATTAGTCAAAGATCAATGGTGATGCAAacctaaattatttttctttccaaATCCCTAAGAAAGATCAATACCAATAACTTTAGCTGGTTCTTCTCTTTCCATAATGTTATCACCAAGCTTCACCCCGAGCTGCCCTCTCCCCCCAGACCCAAACGCATATAGTGTCCCTGACTCCATCATTGCAAATGTGTGACCAGTCCAGGGAAATGACACTGACTTTGTCAAACTCACATGAACCACACGCTCTTTTGTCTCCTTCAACGATGAAACCAGCCTCGGAGTAAGAGTATTCTCCTCCAAATCTCCCTGCTAAAATCCAGACCATATCAAGAACATTGTCTCAAACccttaaaacaagaaaaaacagaCTTACCTGACCAAGATTGGCTTCACCATAGCCGAATGAGTAAACCTGACCATCATCACATACAACAAAGGTTGTGTACTCTCCAGCGGCTACGTGTACAGCTTTAACATCTTTTAAACCTTCAACGACCTTAGGAGCCATCTCCAACTCTTCTGTTCCGTGACCCAAGCAGCCATACCGTCCCCATCCCCAAGTGCACACTCTCCCATCTCTCCCAACTACAGCAGCATGCCATGCCCCTGCTGAGATCATAACCGGTTCCATCTTCAAAAGACTAAACTCCTCAATCAACCGAGGCTGTTTCTCACTAATTGTTGAACCATGTCCAAGCTTCCCACCCAAACCGCATCCAACAGAGTACACcgacctaaaaaaaaaaaaacagaacagtTAGCACATATAAAAACAAATGGGAGCAAACATTACAAGGAGACTCACATGCCAGTGGGGTGAAATGCTAGAGCAAGGAGATAGCAAAAGCCAGCAGCAATTTGTACAACAGGGACGTTCTCTAAGGCTCCCAACAAAGGTTGAGGCAACAAACAGTTAAGGTCGGTTCCATGACCGAGTTTTTCATCCTTCCCCCATGATAGTGTATACACTCTTCCTTCTCTAGACAAAACGGCTGTGAAGTGATATCCAATAGCAGCTTGAACCACGAAGATTTCGGTTAAGGACTTGACTCGCTGAGGAGTTGTGATGACCTTAGTTTGTTGAACCTCTAATCCAGGGTCGCTAAAACAATCTTTTCCAAAGGCATACACTTCACCAGCATCACTTATTAGCATTGTTCTATCAGCTCCAAGAGCTGCTTGAATGATCCGTATCCCATTAAGTGACCTGCAAACAATCAGGGCCGGATCTAAGAATTTGGAAGCAATAAACATTTCTTaagagttttataaaaaaaaaatttaataattggaaAACTTATGCTTATGtaagctaaaaaaaaatttggggtAAAacccaatatatttttattgggctTGGCCCATATCCGGCTATGCCAACAACCAAACTGAAGAAGGGTAAGAGAGATGAGTCACCTGATTGGTTGTGGCTGCCAAGTGTCTTCAACGGTTCCATGTCCGAGTTGTCCTGAACCGTTGGATCCGAAAGAGTAAACAACACCCTTTGATGTGACGGCGATGCTATGACCAGGACCAGCAAGTGCCTGTGATTTTTCCCGCCTGTAACCAAATTCACCAGCTAGCAAGAAACTCAGAACCAGCTTCCATGAGCCTCCGCATTTCCTTTTGATTTCTTGGCGTTCTTCCTCTCCCATACGTTTGAATATCGCCCTCTTTTGGCAGATGTCGAGTGCTGCAACTTCCGAGATGGAGAGTTCAAGGTCCGGAGAGACGTTTGCCGGTTTCCTAAAGAAGGAACATGTTGCctgaagagaaaaaagaaacaatcaGAACAGCATCAACCACATGGGTTGAATGAAACATTAGTCTTGACGtccatatattaattttgaaggTTTTTTACATATGTTGgcgaaattaagaaaaaaatatttttattaaagtttttaaataaatatttatagccTCTAAAATCTCATATCAGAAGAAAAAAGAGCATAATTATCATCACTTGCCTCGAGTTTGGCAAGGTCACGAGGATCCAAGTCACATGTTGTGAGAACATGAAGGGCAATGGAAGGACAAGAAGCCAAGAAGAATTCACCAGGAGCAGAGTTTCCAAGGAATTGTCGTTTCAGAGACACAAACGAGGGCAATTCCATAGCTATTGTCGGATTCTCTGGGATGATGCTATGGAGTTGCAACGTAGCAGCAGGGCTAACACCATTTGATGTTGCAGTAGTAATAGTAGTGTCCATTGGTCACTGCTCCAGTTTTGCAGAGCCCTAGCCAACTGTTTTAAACTCAATAA
This Brassica napus cultivar Da-Ae chromosome C6, Da-Ae, whole genome shotgun sequence DNA region includes the following protein-coding sequences:
- the LOC106403188 gene encoding ultraviolet-B receptor UVR8 isoform X2, with the translated sequence MDTTITTATSNGVSPAATLQLHSIIPENPTIAMELPSFVSLKRQFLGNSAPGEFFLASCPSIALHVLTTCDLDPRDLAKLEATCSFFRKPANVSPDLELSISEVAALDICQKRAIFKRMGEEERQEIKRKCGGSWKLVLSFLLAGEFGYRREKSQALAGPGHSIAVTSKGVVYSFGSNGSGQLGHGTVEDTWQPQPIRSLNGIRIIQAALGADRTMLISDAGEVYAFGKDCFSDPGLEVQQTKVITTPQRVKSLTEIFVVQAAIGYHFTAVLSREGRVYTLSWGKDEKLGHGTDLNCLLPQPLLGALENVPVVQIAAGFCYLLALAFHPTGMSVYSVGCGLGGKLGHGSTISEKQPRLIEEFSLLKMEPVMISAGAWHAAVVGRDGRVCTWGWGRYGCLGHGTEELEMAPKVVEGLKDVKAVHVAAGEYTTFVVCDDGQVYSFGYGEANLGQGDLEENTLTPRLVSSLKETKERVVHVSLTKSVSFPWTGHTFAMMESGTLYAFGSGGRGQLGVKLGDNIMEREEPAKVIGIDLS
- the LOC106403188 gene encoding ultraviolet-B receptor UVR8 isoform X1 — encoded protein: MDTTITTATSNGVSPAATLQLHSIIPENPTIAMELPSFVSLKRQFLGNSAPGEFFLASCPSIALHVLTTCDLDPRDLAKLEATCSFFRKPANVSPDLELSISEVAALDICQKRAIFKRMGEEERQEIKRKCGGSWKLVLSFLLAGEFGYRREKSQALAGPGHSIAVTSKGVVYSFGSNGSGQLGHGTVEDTWQPQPIRSLNGIRIIQAALGADRTMLISDAGEVYAFGKDCFSDPGLEVQQTKVITTPQRVKSLTEIFVVQAAIGYHFTAVLSREGRVYTLSWGKDEKLGHGTDLNCLLPQPLLGALENVPVVQIAAGFCYLLALAFHPTGMSVYSVGCGLGGKLGHGSTISEKQPRLIEEFSLLKMEPVMISAGAWHAAVVGRDGRVCTWGWGRYGCLGHGTEELEMAPKVVEGLKDVKAVHVAAGEYTTFVVCDDGQVYSFGYGEANLGQQGDLEENTLTPRLVSSLKETKERVVHVSLTKSVSFPWTGHTFAMMESGTLYAFGSGGRGQLGVKLGDNIMEREEPAKVIGIDLS